From Marinobacterium sp. LSUCC0821, a single genomic window includes:
- a CDS encoding cytochrome b/b6 domain-containing protein, with amino-acid sequence MPIIKKSVRVWDPLVRVFHWTLVLSFAVAWVSADEFDTLHFWAGYTIAALVAFRVVWGIIGTRHARFTDFIYRFRTIKSYLIDLAALRPKHYVGHNPAGGLMVVILLLSLALLTFTGMASVAIDGIGPLAGTWVESISGHWMEDIHEAVANLVLAFVLFHIAGVLVSSLVHGENLVRAMINGKKEIEEKSDEN; translated from the coding sequence GGTTCGCGTATTTCACTGGACGCTGGTGCTGAGCTTCGCTGTAGCATGGGTCAGTGCAGACGAGTTTGATACCTTGCACTTCTGGGCAGGTTACACGATCGCCGCCTTGGTCGCATTTCGAGTTGTATGGGGCATTATCGGTACGCGCCACGCACGCTTTACCGACTTTATTTACCGTTTCAGAACTATAAAAAGCTATCTAATCGATTTGGCAGCGTTGCGTCCTAAACACTATGTAGGGCACAACCCAGCGGGTGGTTTGATGGTGGTTATCCTACTTCTTTCTTTAGCATTACTAACCTTTACCGGCATGGCCTCTGTTGCAATTGATGGCATAGGGCCGCTTGCAGGTACCTGGGTTGAGTCAATTTCAGGGCATTGGATGGAAGATATACATGAGGCCGTTGCTAACCTAGTTCTAGCCTTTGTGCTGTTTCATATAGCCGGTGTCTTGGTGAGTAGCTTAGTCCATGGGGAAAACCTGGTTCGGGCAATGATTAATGGAAAAAAAGAGATCGAGGAGAAGAGCGATGAGAATTAA